From Penicillium psychrofluorescens genome assembly, chromosome: 1, one genomic window encodes:
- a CDS encoding uncharacterized protein (ID:PFLUO_000203-T1.cds;~source:funannotate): protein MLPTDVARSLRPQWPCRDLQARQLASLLSPQTPGPPTLVVHGISATCKSTITRAVLSALEVPHAVVRSSECITGRHLLTKILGATLEALNRKDEWEKFGKGRVEHVSTLAVLLDECLSSRAADKTGKFVLVLDEIDRQREAPPTLLSALARLGEIIPSLCVVLILSSTPRPLFLQNAAVPHISFPPYTRKEAIAIILNSEAPVVEGLPAETSSQIYPNFVSTIYDTLVGPTAGSIPVFRSICSKLWPQFVAPIANGEAPPGGNAEWDFSHLVVKNRVLFRHQGESALVHRIVPEEASTATLKPRAPLAASAVPSALPSLPYFSTLILTSAYLASHTPQRLDTIFFSKFSSSSLSARNKRAHHRRRLKVLSQAQAEEQAAGGGASTPGKKGKRSKTRITKSTLSSAFATSSATTSAMGGGAGIAGPSTILTARSFPLERLLAIYHAIDPNPPANPIRVGAVADQIYAELATLRRLRLVIPASGHGGGVSGIGSGNTTADAGDKWSVNVTGEWIGELAKGIGVEVGEWLAGGLD from the exons ATGCTACCAACGGACGTCGCTCGCTCGTTGCGCCCGCAATGGCCGTGTCGTGATCTCCAGGCGCGGCAGCTGGCCAGCCTCCTCAGT CCTCAGACTCCTGGTCCGCCTACGCTGGTTGTGCACGGCATTTCGGCAACCTGCAAGTCCACTATCACACGCGCGGTTCTTTCCGCACTCGAAGTGCCGCACGCCGTTGTCCGAAGCTCGGAATGCATCACGGGGCGGCATCTGTTGACGAAGATCTTGGGGGCGACTCTGGAAGCTCTGAATCGGAAAGATGAATGGGAGAAGTTTGGCAAGGGACGCGTTGAGCACGTCAGTACGCTTGCAGTTCTGCTGGATGAATGTCTTTCCTCGAGAGCGGCCGACAAGACGGGCAAGTTTgtgctggtgctggatgagattgacCGGCAAAGAGAGGCACCACCGACGCTCTTGTCGGCTTTGGCGCGACTTGGGGAAATT ATCCCATCTCTCTGCGTGGTCTTAATTCTCAGCTCTACACCACGACCGCTTTTCCTCCAAAATGCTGCCGTTCCGCACATCAGCTTCCCTCCGTACACACGCAAGGAGGCTATTGCTATCATCCTGAATTCGGAGGCGCCAGTTGTGGAGGGATTGCCAGCAGAAACGTCATCACAGATATACCCAAACTTCGTGTCGACGATCTACGACACGCTGGTTGGACCGACAGCTGGATCTATTCCGGTTTTCCGATCCATCTGCTCAAAACTATGGCCTCAATTTGTTGCCCCAATTGCGAACGGCGAGGCTCCTCCCGGCGGGAATGCAGAGTGGGATTTCTCGCACTTGGTTGTCAAGAACAGAGTCCTCTTCCGACATCAAGGAGAGTCAGCTCTGGTGCATCGGATTGTCCCCGAAGAGGCTTCTACCGCGACATTGAAACCACGCGCGCCCTTGGCTGCCAGCGCAGTTCCCTCAGCCCTCCCCTCTTTGCCCTACTTCTCCACCCTGATCCTAACATCTGCCTATTTGGCTTCCCATACGCCCCAGAGACTGGacacgatcttcttctccaagttctcatcctcatcccTGTCCGCCCGCAACAAACGTGCGCACCACCGTCGTCGCCTGAAGGTTCTTTcccaggcccaggccgaAGAACAAGCCGCTGGCGGAGGTGCCTCCACCCCGGGCAAAAAGGGCAAGCGGAGCAAGACCCGCATCACGAAATCGACGCTCTCGTCCGCATTCGCAACATCCTCGGCTACCACGTCTGCCATGGGAGGCGGTGCCGGTATCGCAGGCCCATCCACGATCCTCACTGCTCGGTCCTTCCCATTGGAACGCCTTCTTGCAATATACCATGCCATCGACCCCAATCCGCCAGCAAACCCGATCCGTGTtggcgccgtcgccgatcaGATCTACGCTGAGCTAGCTACTCTCCGTCGTCTACGCCTGGTTATCCCCGCGTCgggccatggcggcggagtcTCTGGTATCGGTAGCGGAAATACGACTGCCGATGCTGGTGACAAATGGTCCGTTAATGTGACGGGAGAGTGGATCGGTGAGCTAGCCAAGGGCATTGGTGTCGAGGTTGGGGAGTGGCTAGCTGGCGGTCTGGACTGA
- a CDS encoding uncharacterized protein (ID:PFLUO_000207-T1.cds;~source:funannotate) has product MSIFTRHDSSLQHKPLQPISRLAPFSALIISITFVVLFLVRYYILEGFLIRWLYGPIYTDLSDTNRRGFINHHIAGTTKILILILAVYPFIDITFLDANFHTPFAAGSTVTMGDILIVAAQMLIAMYIFELLYRVTLSPIAVMHHIGTIIVGQSAIAISLRLAREPDADIEFVLCTVWGAFDIVCEFLPHIAIILYRIFPQRHIFLHRLFFSACITTAVGTLCETIVTMYLFGSLWHKWQIAFKVSTPLLHLAFSAAQIHGSFVFWKMYRRQQMIIKDKSGEDGQKGVVTELSHPLTAALGA; this is encoded by the exons ATGTCCATATTCACTCGTCATGACTCGAGTTTACAGCACAAGCCACTACAGCCTATCTCGCGCCTGGCGCCGTTCTCTGCCTTGATCATCTCAATCACCTTCGTCGTGCTCTTTCTAGTCCGGTACTACATCCTAGAAGGATTCCTGATCCGATGGCTGTACGGGCCCATTTACACGGATTTGAGCGACACCAACCGCCGGGGCTTTATCAATCACCACATCGCCGGAACGACGAAGATCCTCATCCTGATCCTGGCCGTATACCCTTTTATCGATATCACCTTCCTCGATGCAAACTTCCACACCCCCTTCGCTGCAGGCTCCACAGTCACAATGGGCGACATCCTCATTGTTGCTGCTCAAATGTTGATCGCCATGTACATCTTTGAACTCCTCTATCGTGTCACACTATCGCCAATTGCAGTTATGCATCATATCGGGACCATTATCGTCGGCCAGTCTGCGATCGCAATCAGCCTGCGACTGGCCCGCGAGCCAGATGCGGACATTGAGTTTGTTCTCTGCACAGTCTGGG GTGCCTTCGACATTGTCTGCGAGTTTCTCCCTCATATCGCGATTATCCTTTACCGCATCTTTCCCCAGCGCCACATTTTCCTCCACCGACTCTTCTTCTCAGCCTGTATTACGACTGCCGTTGGAACACTTTGCGAGACCATTGTGACGATGTACCTCTTCGGTAGCTTGTGGCATAAGTGGCAGATTGCATTCAAAGTTAGCACTCCACTGCTGCACCTTGCTTTTTCGGCTGCTCAGATTCATGGAAGCTTTGTCTTTTGGAAAATGTACCGACGACAACAGATGATTATAAAAGATAAGTCTGGAGAGGATGGGCAAAAAGGCGTTGTTACGGAGTTGAGCCATCCATTGACAGCTGCATTGGGGGCTTGA
- a CDS encoding uncharacterized protein (ID:PFLUO_000209-T1.cds;~source:funannotate): MYAPSKSQQASTRRYGFACLMCRRRKIKCDGKKPNCANCVKAKEICNYKESPSYNAHLIHQAHQSKKRAEDLEAQLRDLAGLSPEGRDHRLAEIVRDLDHLLLSEASPDGSSEFSQSYEADKESVHEELPYGKPTDFSVGEHGTYYGATSRFHPLDSNDIPSARAPKLEGAEHKATEEYHRKWLASNSRVQESLEKVAFSRLTQYTDVGLDMCSTLLQIFWTWQAPLHNYVYRRCFYRDMALGGPYFSQFLLNTIFAHASRHTKDEDPRFAGAERGEYFLRKAKQLLIVEMEQEKPKICTVQGLLMLGGRQCAIGKSSEGWLYTGMAIRMITDLGIHLYRGNLEGLEGLEPDDLEARKRLYLSAYFWDKSISLCLGRQPSLPDLPYAPDSLFDTSDNDDEWKPFSLRGIEDSYPSTKSYGTITFVHFCKLAKVINESYDKVYSRSIQHLKPQSIFELEAKFRSFYQSLPEQLKIAQAASLQFCHPPHIFCLKYVFCSQLALDEIRLTPASILYHTMLILIYRPFFGWSRHSKLQDHALAQRAQQVCIEEATEVNEFFRQYGRTFNYQNQTYLVSYCVYTAATIDVQMIQNDDAALATAAVNRLSTTLEMLESEVRQTPGLKRSINIIKSHLAKRAQAGSQDNSAVYHSPEQQRRSLNVNVLEQRPYQKPGIASLPSGHLENRMYSENHNSIAPPICEQASDENIGNIMTQAMDVDAPWRDWEFFNASGGFVPDHANWVPFVPAYNYHMY; this comes from the exons ATGTATGCACCATCCAAATCCCAGCAGGCATCCACGCGCCGCTATGGGTTTGCATGTTTAATGTGCCGGCGGCGAAAGATCAAGTGCGACGGCAAGAAGCCGAACTGTGCAAATTGcgtcaaggccaaggaaATTTGCAACTACAAAGAAAGCCCCAGTTATAATGCCCACTTGATCCACCAGGCTCACCAGTCCAAGAAGCGCGCAGAGGATCTCGAGGCCCAACTCCGAGATCTCGCCGGCTTGAGCCCCGAAGGCCGCGATCACCGTCTCGCGGAGATTGTCCGCGATctcgaccatctcctcctATCGGAGGCCTCGCCGGATGGTAGTTCCGAGTTTTCCCAGTCTTATGAGGCCGATAAAGAATCGGTACATGAAGAGTTGCCGTATGGCAAGCCAACGGATTTTAGTGTCGGGGAACATGGAACT TACTATGGAGCTACATCTAGGTTCCATCCGCTTGATTCAAATGACATCCCGTCGGCACGAGCTCCCAAGCTGGAAGGAGCCGAACACAAGGCTACGGAGGAGTACCACCGCAAATGGCTAGCCTCAAATTCCAGAGTCCAGGAGTCTCTTGAGAAAGTAGCCTTTAGCCGTCTCACTCAATATACAGATGTTGGCCTCGATATGTGCTCAACTCTGCTACAGATCTTCTGGACATGGCAAGCTCCTCTGCACAATTACGTCTATCGTCGAT GTTTCTACCGCGATATGGCCCTGGGTGGCCCATATTTCTCTCAATTTCTGTTGAATACGATTTTTGCGCATGCCTCTCGTCATACCAAAGACGAAGACCCCAGATTTGCAGGTGCTGAAAGGGGCGAATACTTCCTCCGGAAAGCTAAGCAGCTTCTGATCGTCGAAATGGAACAGGAGAAGCCTAAAATATGTACTGTCCAAGGTCTGTTGATGCTTGGTGGCCGACAATGTGCTATTGGAAAAAGTAGTGAGGGGTGGCTTTATACTGGCATG GCAATCCGAATGATCACTGATCTTGGTATCCACCTTTACCGGGGAAACCTGGAAGGTCTTGAGGGCCTCGAACCTGATGATCTCGAAGCACGAAAAAGGCTTTATCTTTCAGCATATTTTTGGGATAA GTCAATAAGCCTCTGCCTAGGACGGCAACCGTCTCTACCAGACCTACCGTATGCACCGGATAGTTTGT TTGACACATCTGATAATGACGACGAGTGGAAGcctttttctcttcgagGAATAGAAGATTCGTATCCTTCGACCAAGTCCTACGGCACCATAACATTTGTTCATTTCTGCAAATTAGCAAAG GTAATTAATGAGAGCTACGATAAAGTATACAGCAGGAGTATTCAGCACCTTAAGCCCCAGAGTATTTTTGAGCTAGAGGCCAAGTTTCGTTCATTCTACCAGAGCTTACCCGAGCAGCTCAAGATAGCACAGGCTGCTTCTCTGCAGTTCTGTCACCCGCCGCACATTTTTTGTCTCAAGTACGTCTTCTGCTCTCAGCTCGCACTGGATGAAATCCGACTGACCCCTGCTAGTATTCTATACCACACGATGCTCATATTAATTTACCGGCCTTTCTTCGGCTGGTCTCGCCACTCTAAGCTTCAAGACCATGCGCTTGCACAACGAGCACAACAGGTGTGCATCGAAGAAGCGACAGAAGTGAATGAGTTTTTTCGACAGTACGGACGAACTTTCAACTACCAAAACCAGACGTATCTCGTCTCGTACTGTGTATACACAGCTGCGACTATCGACGTTCAGATGATCCAAAATGACGATGCCGCgctggccaccgccgcagtAAATCGACTGTCTACAACGCTCGAGATGCTAGAGTCGGAAGTTAGACAGACCCCTGGGCTCAAGCGCAGTATTAATATCATCAAATCTCACCTCGCCAAGCGCGCTCAAGCGGGTTCTCAGGACAATTCGGCAGTATACCATTCTCCTGAACAGCAACGACGAAGCTTGAATGTCAATGTACTGGAACAACGTCCGTATCAAAAGCCAGGAATAGCGAGTTTACCCTCTGGTCACTTGGAAAATCGCATGTACAGCGAGAACCACAACAGCATCGCGCCTCCAATTTGTGAGCAGGCCTCGGATGAAAATATTGGCAACATCATGACACAAGCAATGGACGTTGATGCTCCGTGGAGGGACTGGGAATTTTTCAATGCGAGCGGAGGCTTCGTTCCAGACCATGCGAACTGGGTGCCTTTTGTTCCAGCATACAATTACCACATGTATTAG
- a CDS encoding uncharacterized protein (ID:PFLUO_000204-T1.cds;~source:funannotate): protein MDSGPNGDSFLAPRMLPDPDEGGDYRWPIYYGLHTLEGFGSHWTLSQKPFPGDTKPGAHRRSDSSHASVTAVEWLSQDVIASGLKDSTVFLHDLRSGGSATRLQHPHFVSKIRKIDPYRLVVSGHNSLQMYDIRYAPNGLQRKPKPNSRSHTSTRPYLTFPEYEPESIQDFDVLGKWLLT, encoded by the exons ATGGACAGCGGGCCAAACGGAGACTCCTTTCTCGCACCACGCATGTTACCGGACCCAGACGAAGGCGGCGACTACCGCTGGCCCATCTACT ATGGCCTCCATACCCTGGAAGGTTTTGGCAGCCACTGGACGCTCTCACAGAAACCGTTCCCGGGCGACACCAAACCAGGCGCTCATCGACGAAGTGACTCTTCTCATGCCAGCGTCACTGCCGTCGAATGGTTATCGCAGGACGTTATCGCCTCGGGTCTGAAGGACTCAACTGTCTTTCTCCACGATCTCCGCAGTGGTGGTAGTGCGACTCGGCTACAACACCCGCACTTCGTATCCAAGATTCGCAAGATTGATCCGTATCGACTCGTCGTATCAGGGCATAACTCG CTCCAAATGTACGACATCCGCTACGCCCCCAATGGCCTCCAACGCAAACCAAAACCTAACTCCCGCTCTCACACCTCCACACGCCCCTACCTGACCTTCCCCGAATACGAACCAGAGTCCATCCAAGACTTTGAT GTTCTTGGCAAGTGGCTGCTGACTTGA
- a CDS encoding uncharacterized protein (ID:PFLUO_000208-T1.cds;~source:funannotate), whose protein sequence is MATDFSILTPNAMLGYGYRLDHFWYGIKQFQPKAIIVDSGSTDGGPYKLGLNKMTCGRESYIRDLTPILEACFHFGIKVLIGSVGGDGSDKHVQEMLEMVQEIAKKHGFSFKVATISAGIARNLVKDRIRNTNVGPCGPVEELTEDSVDRAVDVVAQMGAEPYLKALESNPDIILGGRSYDPAPFAAFSILNGAEPGVAWHMGKIMECGGICAVPKGRSMIATIRTDSFDLTPLSPRERCTPLSVAAHTLYEKTRPDKLPGPGGVLELDEASYEQLTEKTVRVRGARFVPTPVYQVKLEGVEKLGYRTVFIGGIRDPILISQIDEFLEEVRAYTQNLFPELDQSPQCRLIFHFYGRNGTMGPLEPTPTASHDLGILGEVVAPSQELSHTIANNARASILHMPYENQVATTGNFASPLSPHELAAGPVFRFNLYHLMDLRENEETTLFPVSTVSIQNEAQDRAVPNLTEEQLMQLESEPLAPLKFKSIPSEECTMLEIAKIIRSKNSGPFELTLDIMFDTREAYERVRRSGVLTNERIMELYHLQTDDIITNMFFEPALAWKCTLKRPWEQGTVGERDTLGTQQHAPLLYIKVPSAN, encoded by the exons ATGGCGACCGACTTTAGCATCCTAACGCCTAATGCTATGCTAGGCTATGGATATCGGCTGGATCATTTCTGGTACGGCATCAAACAATTCCAGCCAAAGGCCATTATCGTCGACAGCGGGTCAACGGATGGCGGTCCATACAAACTTGGTCTCAACAAGATGACCTGCGGTCGCGAGTCGTATATTCGGGATCTCACGCCTATCCTGGAGGCTTGTTTCCATTTTGGCATTAAGGTGCTCATTGGCTCCGTCGGCGGTGATGGTAGCGACAAGCATGtccaggagatgctggaaATGGTGCAGGAAATTGCAAAGAAACACGGGTTCTCATTCAAGGTCGCTACTATTTCTGCCGGGATTGCTCGTAATTTGGTCAAGGACCGAATTCGAAACACAAACGTGGGACCATGTGGACCGGTCGAGGAATTGACAGAAGATAGCGTTGATCGCGCTGTTGACGTTGTGGCCCAAATGGGTGCTGAGCC ATACCTCAAGGCACTCGAGTCAAACCCGGATATTATTCTAGGTGGCCGTTCATACGACCCCGCTCCTTTTGCGGCTTTCTCGATTCTTAATGGAGCCGAACCAGGCGTCGCCTGGCACATGGGAAAAATCATGGAGTGCGGTGGCATCTGCGCTGTGCCCAAAGGCCGGTCGATGATTGCCACCATAAGAACAGACTCCTTTGATCTCACGCCTTTATCGCCGCGAGAGCGTTGCACCCCCCTGTCAGTTGCTGCACATACATTATATGAAAAGACTCGGCCAGACAAGCTGCCTGGTCCCGGCGGAGTgttggagctggacgaagctTCGTACGAGCAGTTGACAGAAAAGACTGTCCGAGTGCGCGGTGCACGCTTTGTACCAACACCAGTATACCAGGTGAAGCTCGAAGGCGTCGAGAAGCTTGGATACAGGACCGTGTTCATTGGCGGCATCCGTGATCCGATACTCATCAGCCAGATTGACGAGTTTCTAGAGGAAGTTCGCGCATACACTCAGAATCTTTTTCCTGAACTGGACCAATCGCCTCAGTGTCGACTGATTTTCCATTTCTATGGTCGCAATGGCACTATGGGACCATTGGAACCCACTCCCACGGCTTCCCATGATCTGGGAATCCTCGGTGAAGTGGTGGCGCCCTCGCAAGAGCTCTCACATACTATAGCAAACAATGCTCGGGCATCTATTCTGCACATGCCATACGAGAACCAAGTTGCAACCACTGGAAATTTTGCGTCACCACTATCGCCGCACGAGCTTGCCGCTGGTCCTGTATTCCGATTCAACTTGTACCACCTGATGGACCTTCGAGAAAACGAAGAAACCACCCTCTTTCCAGTTTCCACCGTCAGTATCCAAAATGAAGCCCAGGATCGAGCGGTTCCCAACCTCACTGAGGAGCAATTGATGCAGTTGGAGTCTGAACCCTTAGCACCACTGAAATTCAAGTCTATTCCATCCGAGGAATGTACCATGCTGGAAATTGCCAAGATCATTCGATCAAAGAATTCTGGGCCGTTTGAACTGACGCTGGATATCATGTTCGACACCAGGGAGGCATACGAGCGGGTCAGGAGGTCAGGCGTCTTGACAAATGAGCGCATTATGGAGCTCTACCATCTCCAGACAGACGACATTATCACAAACATGTTTTTTGAGCCAGCCCTGGCATGGAAGTGCACTTTAAAACGACCATGGGAGCAGGGAACTGTGGGAGAGCGAGATACTTTGGGAACTCAGCAACATGCCCCGTTGCTCTATATAAAGGTTCCCTCAGCAAATTGA
- a CDS encoding uncharacterized protein (ID:PFLUO_000206-T1.cds;~source:funannotate) yields the protein MASKEKNPELIALAGDLAEVPMCDDYEKMISGMLYNPLLPRLMEARHRCRILTHEYNLLDPHEVTYDKITEERFKRLQRLVGRVGEGTFVEPPFRPDYGCNIVIGRDCFLNWNITILDTSLVIIGDRVQIGPNVGIFTAGHETSILSRRKMVEFGQVVRIGDDCWIGGHVVIMPGVTIGEGCTIGAGSVVTKDIPPFSVAFGTPCKVRKTIPSAEEEENDPANPYRAMVREL from the exons ATGGCGTCCAAGGAAAAGAACCCCGAActcatcgccctcgccgGCGACCTGGCCGAGGTGCCCATGTGCGACGACTACGAGAAGATGATCTCCGGGATGCT GTATAACCCCCTCCTGCCCCGCCTCATGGAAGCccgccaccgctgccgcatcctgaccCACGAGTACAACCTGCTCGACCCTCACGAGGTCACCTATGACAAGATTACCGAAGAGCGATTCAAGCGGCTGCAGCGTCTTGTCGGACGGGTTGGCGAGGGCACCTTTGTCGAGCCACCATTCCGGCCGGATTATGGGTGTAACATCGTCATTGGGCGGGATTGTTTCTTGAATTGGAA TATTACGATCCTGGATACCTCTCTGGTCATCATCGGGGATCGGGTCCAGATAGGTCCAAATGTTGGGATTTTCACGGCGGGCCATGAGACGAGTATCTTGTCGCGCCGCAAGATGGTGGAATTTGGGCAGGTTGTCCGCATTGGCGATGACTGCTGGATAGGTGGGCATGTGGTGATCATGCCTGGCGTCACGATCGGCGAAGGCTGCACCATTGGCGCGGGCTCGGTGGTGACCAAGGATATCCCGCCCTTTTCGGTCGCATTCGGGACTCCGTGCAAGGTCCGCAAGACAATTCCGTcggcagaagaggaggagaatgaTCCGGCCAATCCATATCGGGCGATGGTGAGGGAACTCTAG
- a CDS encoding uncharacterized protein (ID:PFLUO_000205-T1.cds;~source:funannotate): MAEYVSRLDPRAQALRSHQPELPLGQEDKDIHVAVHDRCTDNTGQEGKESHELVQDETEESLDTLIEDLEAEDGKERDPEVLTIPVAPGEERPVPPELLKTDPARGLSDVEVILARKKYGLNRLKEEKRNHVLKFLGFFVGPVQFVMEGAALLAAGLQDWIDFGIICGLLLLNATVGFCQEYHAGNIVDSLKETLALKATVIRNGKRMEIGVEEVVPGDIVHVEVGTIVPADGVVVTQNAHLQVDQSSITGESLAVDKQTEDVCFCSSAIKRGSALVVVTTTGDNTFVGRAAALVNEAAQTSGHFTVVLNTIGKYLLILVILTLFAVWTAGYYRSNDIVRILEFTLAIVIVGVPVGLPAVVTTTMAVGASYLAKRQAIVQKLSAIESLAGVEILCTDKTGTLTRNKLALGEPYLVPGIGVGELMLTACLAATRHQKGIDAIDKVFIKGLRKYPQVKSQLPLYKTVEFFPFDPVTKKVTAVVESPDGERIVCLKGAPKAVLSTIEEDRPLPEKVSTAYREKVAEFARRGFRALGVARKCRDNDWEILGIMPCSDPPRHDTAKTIAEAKSLGLQIKMLTGDAVGIARETARQLGLGTNIYNAERLGVTGGGDMPGSELYDFVEAADGFAEVFPQHKYSVVEILQKRGHLVAMTGDGVNDAPSLKKADTGIAVEGASDAARSAADIVFLEPGLSAIIDGIKTSRQIFHRMYSYVVYRIALSLHLELFFGLWMILRNEGLKLQLVVLLAIFADIATLAIAYDNAPYAFSPTKWNLPKLWGIAVVMGIILAAGSWFTFGTMLLAGPNAGVVQNFGTRDSVLFLEISLTQNWLIFITRTNKSFLSSRPSFLLVGAVLLVDIAASLLAIFGVFVGPPTSIVTVVRVWAFSLGVTVICAVLYYLLHNSSGFDNLMHGKSPRSHDKQRGWEDFLMSLQRVATQHEKTT; this comes from the exons ATGGCTGAATATGTTAGCCGCCTTGACCCCCGGGCGCAGGCTCTTCGCAGCCATCAGCCTGAGCTTCCTCTTGGCCAAGAGGATAAGGATATCCATGTTGCTGTCCATGACCGGTGCACTGACAACACTGGCCAAGAGGGCAAAGAATCCCACGAACTCGTTCAAGACGAGACCGAAGAGAGTCTGGATACCCTCAttgaggatctggaggcTGAAGACggcaaagaaagagatcCTGAGGTGCTCACTATCCCAGTTGCCCCTGGTGAAGAGCGTCCTGTCCCTCCTGAACTGCTTAAAACCGACCCCGCCCGTGGCTTGTCGGACGTTGAGGTCATCCTTGCTCGAAAGAAGTATGGCCTGAACCGTCTGAAGGAGGAGAAACGAAACCACGTTCTCAAgttcttgggcttctttGTCGGCCCTGTTCAATTTGTCATGGAG GGTGCGGCTCTGCTCGCTGCTGGTCTGCAGGACTGGATCGACTTCGGAATCATCTGTGGTCTGCTCCTCCTGAATGCCACGGTTGGATTTTGCCAGGAGTACCATGCTGGCAACATTGTTGACAGCCTCAAGGAAACCCTAGCACTGAAGGCGACCGTGATTCGCAATGGCAAACGAATGGAAAttggggttgaggaggtTGTTCCTGGTGATATTGTTCATGTGGAAGTC GGCACCATCGTTCCCGCTGACGGAGTTGTTGTCACGCAAAACGCCCACCTTCAAGTCGACCAGTCCTCAATCACGGGAGAATCTCTGGCTGTTGACAAACAAACGGAAGATGTCTGCTTCTGTTCTTCTGCCATCAAACGCGGAAGTGCCCTTGTGGTTGTCACGACCACGGGAGATAACACCTTTGTGGGAAGGGCGGCTGCACTTGTGAACGAAGCGGCCCAAACCAGCGGTCACTTCACTGTGGTTTTGAATACAATTGGCAAGTATCTTCTGATACTTGTTATCCTGACTCTGTTCGCTGTCTGGACTGCAGGATATTACCGGTCTAATGATATCGTGCGCATCCTGGAGTTCACTCTAGCAATTGTCATCGTCGGCGTTCCAGTCGGTCTACCTGCAGTagtcaccaccaccatggcggtGGGCGCATCCTATCTGGCAAAGCGCCAGGCCATTGTCCAAAAGCTTTCTGCCATCGAGTCGCTGGCAGGCGTCGAAATTCTTTGCACCGACAAGACTGGCACCTTGACTCGAAACAAGCTTGCCCTGGGCGAACCCTACCTTGTCCCTGGTATTGGCGTTGGAGAGCTCATGTTGACCGCTTGTCTGGCAGCTACCCGACACCAGAAGGGAATTGATGCCATTGACAAAGTGTTTATCAAGGGTCTCCGCAAATACCCGCAAGTCAAAAGCCAACTTCCCTTGTACAAGACTGTCGAGTTCTTTCCATTTGATCCAGTCACCAAGAAGGTCACAGCAGTGGTTGAGTCCCCCGATGGCGAGCGCATTGTGTGCCTCAAAGGCGCCCCAAAAGCCGTCCTGAGCACAATTGAAGAGGATAGACCGCTTCCAGAGAAGGTCTCAACGGCGTACCGGGAGAAAGTCGCTGAATTTGCCCGACGTGGATTCCGTGCTCTGGGTGTTGCCCGCAAGTGCCGTGACAACGATTGGGAGATTCTCGGTATCATGCCTTGCTCGGACCCCCCTCGTCACGATACGGCCAAGACCATTGCGGAAGCAAAGAGTCTGGGTCTTCAGATCAAGATGTTGACTGGTGATGCGGTTGGAATTGCTCGAGAGACCGCCCGACAGCTCGGACTCGGAACAAACATCTACAACGCAGAGCGTCTCGGTGTCACTGGAGGTGGTGACATGCCCGGCTCGGAACTGTACGACTTTGTCGAGGCTGCAGATGGATTTGCTGAAGTGTTCCCGCAGCACAAGTACAGCGTTgtggagatcctgcagaAGCGAGGCCACCTTGTGGCGATGACGGGAGATGGTGTCAATGATGCCCCATCTCTGAAGAAAGCCGACACGGGAATCGCTGTGGAAGGTGCTTCGGATGCAGCTCGCTCGGCCGCCGACATTGTCTTCTTGGAGCCTGGACTGTccgccatcatcgatggGATCAAGACTTCTCGCCAGATCTTCCACCGGATGTACTCTTACGTTGTGTACCGTATCGCACTTTCGCTACACCTCGAACTGTTTTTCGGGCTCTGGATGATTCTCCGCAACGAAGGACTGAAGCTTCAACTGGTCGTTCTTCTGGCCATCTTTGCCGACATCGCGACGCTGGCCATCGCTTATGACAACGCCCCGTACGCATTCTCGCCGACGAAATGGAACCTGCCCAAGCTGTGGGGTATCGCAGTTGTCATGGGGATCATCCTAGCTGCTGGCTCGTGGTTCACATTTGGGACCATGCTACTTGCCGGCCCAAATGCAGGCGTGGTGCAGAACTTCGGCACTCGCGATTCCGTGTTGTTCCTCGAGATCTCGTTGACGCAGAACTGGTTGATCTTCATCACGCGCACCAACAAATCATTCCTGTCATCGCGCCCGTCCTTTCTTCTGGTGGGAGCCGTTCTCCTGGTCGACATTGCCGCGtccctcctcgccatcttcggcGTCTTCGTTGGCCCACCCACGTCCATCGTGACTGTGGTGCGGGTGTGGGCGTTCTCCCTCGGAGTGACCGTTATCTGCGCCGTGCTCTACTATCTGCTTCACAACTCGAGTGGTTTTGACAATCTGATGCATGGCAAGAGCCCGCGCAGCCATGATAAGCAGCGAGGATGGGAAGACTTCT TGATGTCCCTTCAGCGCGTGGCGACCCAGCACGAGAAGACAACGtga